The Stigmatella aurantiaca DW4/3-1 genome contains the following window.
GCCTTCGACAGTTGCGAGCGCTCCTCCAGCAACGAGATGACCGAGGCATTGGCCTGGGTCCAGTTGGAGGCGTCCAGCATGTCCCGCAGCAGGTTCGACGAAACCCCAACAACTTGAAGCGAAGCGCTGGGCACCGTGCCTGAAACATCCATGGCGAAAAACTTGTAGCGGGATGCCTCCAGCTTCCCGTTCTTGTCACGGGCGTGGGAGGACGTCACATAGATGCGGTTTCCCACACGCGCGGCATCCTCGAGATCCGCCTCCTCCGAAGCAGAGAGCCCCAGCGCGCTGCTCAGCTCCTTGCTCTGGACGGCGGGCGAGGAAAGCCCCTGGCCAAAGATGCGAGCGGTCTGGGACTCGTCGTTGAAGTTCAAGAAATGGCCCGAGTCGATCCACACACCTCCCGAGCCATCACAAGTCCCCGAATACGTCCCCGCCTGAGGCTCCCCTCCGCCAGGCTCCTCGCCGCTGGGCAGTTCCCAGACCACCGTCAGCTTGGGGCGGCTGGACTTGTCCGAGAACTCCCTGGAGCGGATCTCCAGCCGGTTGTCATTGTCCTTGTTGGCAACGATGAGCCCCTGATTCAGGGAAGGCGCCGCCACCCATCTCTTCACCACCTCAAGCCCCGCAGCGTTCAGAGCCACCGTGTACGTGCCCGTGGAGGACGCTTTGAGAGCGCCCAGCAACCGCGTGTCCCGGTCCCCGCTGCCGTCTGCACCCTTCGAGGCCCAGCTGTGGCCGCTGTCTGCCTTCTCCCACGTCACCTGGCCTTCATCCCATGCGCGCGTCAGCTCATAAATGCCGTAGGATTGATCCGCCTTGTCCGAGACCGTGACGGAGATCGACGCGGAACGGACGAGCGCATGGGTGGGAATGCTCGACACATCCCACCGCAACAGGATGTAGTTCTCATTGCCGCTTCCCGAGGGGGTATCGCCGCTCGCCGAGAGGCTGGTGTCACGGCCATGGTTGGCACTGGGATGCTCCTCTTCGATCATCGCATCCCGAGTTCCCGCATAGCTCGAGGACGGGGACACACCGTCTTGAAACACGGCGCTTTGAGTCCCCGCGAGCCCCTGGGTGTCCAGGCCCAGCTCACGCCGCTCATCCCCTGCAACCGGCGCCTCCGTCCCGCACCCACCCGCGAGCAAGGCGCAAGCCGTCAGCGCACCGATGACCGGAACCTTCCATCCACGCATGTGTTCTCCCTTGCATCCGAGGTACATGCGCGGACCGTGGCCCAGGTGGGCAAGGGCGATTCGTCACGATTGACCGAAATACGGTGTCAGCCCTGTGACGACCTGGGCGCAGGGCGCCTGCAGGCCGTGGCCCCTGGGTTGACCACGCAACGGATGGCGGGTCGCCCCAGGTCCCCCAGCGCTAACGGCACTTCAGCTCTTCCCTGCGCGCCGCGATCTTCTCCTCGAGCCCATCGCCCGAGACCGCGTAGTCCGCGGCGGCTTGCAACTCGGGGCAGCTTCCCGCGGCCTTGAAGGCCGCCAGCCCCTGTGTGGAGCAGAACCCAACCGCTTTGTTCAGGTCCGTGTTGCCCTTGTAGAACTTGAAGCCCAGCTTCCAGAGGCGGCAGCCCCGGCGCTGATCTTCGCGCTGAGTCCACACCTTGCCGTTGCTGTAGGCCCGTTCCGCGATGTCCTGCTGGATGTTGCGCCGGTAGAAGGATGGCGCCTTTTCCCACAGGTCCCCCATCAGCCGCTTGTCCACCTCCAAGGCCTCGTCGAAGGGTTCGGCGGCCCGCTCCACCTCATCCTGCTGCAGCAGCGTCTCCCCGCCTTTGAAGAGCTGATCCACCGTCGACATGGCCGTGAGGAGCTCATCCGCCTTGCCATGCAGGGACGACTGCTCGTAGTCGCTGCGCAACTTCTGGAGCGTGGCGAGCGCCTCGCTTCCGCGGCCCGCCCAGTAGTCCAACATCGCCGCGTACATGAGCTTGTTGGTGTAGACGTCCTTGAACTTCGCCTTCACCTCGCCCGCGGGATCCACCACATCTCCAGGGCCGCTGATGACCTCCGACACGGGACACGTCCAGGGATGTGCGTTCGGGTCCAGCTTCCGCCGCGCGCTGAGGAACTGGACGAAGAGCTTGTCCTTCGGCCGCCACTGCCTCTTTCCCACCCGTCCCTCGAGCGAAAGCGTGAACCCCAGCGGCGGCTCGAGCTCCTCGCGCGCGATGTCCTGGCACCAGATGCCCATGTACCGGTCACACCGGGGGACGGCCGCGCTCCATTGCGAGTCCCTCAGGTAGCGCTTGCAGTCATCCAGAGACTTGACCTTCACCTGCTCCAGCGCCTCGCGGGCCTTCACCTTGGCCAGGCGGAAGTACTGGCTCTCCTTGGGGATCTTCTGGAAGGTGTCGAGCGCCTCCTCATCCTTGAGGCGCGCCAGCGCCTTCTGTCCCTGGGCATAGAAGGAGGACGCCTCCTTCTCCAGCTTGATCTTCCGGATCAGGCTGTTGGCCTCCGAGTTGATGGGATCAATGTTGAGCGCCTTCTCGCAGGCAACGTCCGCCTTCTCCCATTGGGGCTCGTTGCCCATCTCCATGGACGAAAAGGACCGGCACTCGCTGAGCAGCTTCTGGAGCTCCCGGGCCGGATCCTTCTTGGGCGCCGTGGGAGCCACGATCTCCTCATCGGAGGGGGCGGGGCCCGTCAGCTTGGAGACGATGCCCACCACCAGCAACAGCCCAATGAGGCCTCCCGCCACGGCGAGCAACCGCTTGCGTTTCAGGGGAATCCCCCCTTCCCCGCTCGCCGCCTTCACTTCGCTCTTCCCAGCCTCGCGGTCGCGCCGGACGGGAACCCCACCGCGCTCCCGGCGTACGGGCAGGTCCGACTCACCCGGTTCGTACACCACCTCCACCATGCCGAACTGCAGCACGTCGCCTGGGGCAAGCTCCACGGGCTCTGGGCCAATGACGTCTCCATTGAGGAGCGTCCCGTTGGCGCTGCCCAGATCGCGCAGCATCACCTTGCCCTGCGGTGTGCGCTCCACCTCGGCGTGCTTGCGGCTGATCGAATCGTCTTCCAGCAGCACGGACGCGGGAGGCGACCGGCCGATGAGCAGCTTGCCCTTGAGGGCAAACGTCTTGTTCGCCCAGGGACCCGTCAGTCCCCGGAGCACGGGGGCCGCCCCCGCCGAGGGAGCACTGCCCGCGTCGGGCGCAGGACGGGCGGGCCGCTTGGGGGCTTCTTCGCCCGCGGGCCGGGAGGGCTTCACCCGGGGCAAGGCCCGGGTCGCGCGAGGAGAACCGTCCTCCGTGCCCAGGGCCGGGGCAGCCCGCGTCACCTGCGCCTTGCGTCCCGCGCTGCTGGGGCGGGTGCTCGCCTTGAGCCTCAGCTCATAATCCCCGATCACCACCTGAGACTGGGGCGTCAGCGGCGTGGGATCGGAGACACGCCCCGCATCCACGTAGGTGCCGTTGGAGCTGTTGAGATCCTCTACCAGGACATCGCCGTTCTCGACGAAGACCCGGGCGTGCTGGCGGGACACCCCTCCTTCGGTGAGCGGCAGATCATTGCTCTCGTGGCGGCCAATCTTCAGCTCGCTCGAGAACTCATGCTCGGTTTCACTGCCATCGGGATGACGGACGATCAGGGTGGGCACGCGCGCTACTCCTCGCGGAAGATGCTCATGTTCACGGGGATGCCCTTGCGCTGCAGATCGTCATAGAACTTGGGCACGAAGCCGGAGGCCACGAAGCGGCCGCGCACCTTTTGATCCTCCGTGAAGCCATCCTGCTTGTAATAGAAGATGTCCTGGAGGGTGACGATGTCGACCTCCATGCCGGCCACCTCGGTGATGAAGCAGATCTTCCGCGTGCCGTCCGAGAAGCGCGTCTGCTGAACGATGATGTGGACGGCGCTGGCGATCTGCTCGCGGATGGCCTTCACCGGCAGCTCCATGCCGGACATGAGCACCATGGTCTCCAGCCGGGCGATGGCGTCTCGCGGGGTGTTGGCGTGGAGCGTGGTGAGCGAGCCGTCGTGGCCCGTGTTCATCGCCTGAAGCATGTCCAGCGTCTCGCCGGAGCGGCACTCGCCCACGACGATGCGGTCAGGCCGCATGCGCAGACAGTTCTTCACCAGGTCGCGGATGGTGATGGCGCCCTTTCCCTCCAGGTTGGGCGGACGGCTCTCCAGTTGCACCCAGTGATCCTGCGGCAGCTGAAGCTCCGCCGCGTCCTCCACGGTGACGATGCGCTCGTCATCGGGAATGAAGGAGCTGATGATGTTCAGCGTCGTCGTCTTTCCGGAGCCCGTGCCACCGGAGATGACGATGTTCTTGCGCGCCTTGACGCACATCTCCAGGAACTCGGCCATCTGCGCGGTGATGGTCTTGTACTTGATGAGATCCTGGATCTTCAGCGAGTCCTTCTTGAACTTGCGGATGGTGATGCAAGGGCCCTTGAGTGCCAACGGAGGGATGATGGCGTTCACGCGGCTGCCATCCTTGAGGCGGGCGTCCACCAGCGGGCTGGACTCGTCGATGCGACGGCCAATCGGCGCGACGATGCGCTCGATGACGCCAAGCACCGCCTGATTGGAGGAGAATGTCTTCTCCGACATGATCAGCTTGCCCTTGCGCTCGATGTAGATCTGGTTGGCGTGGTTCACCATGATCTCGCTGATCTCATCCGAGGCGAGGAACGCCTCCAGGGGTCCCAGCCCCAGCGCCTCGTTGATGACGTCGGTGAGCAGTTCCTCCCGGTCCACGTCCTCCGGAAGTTCCTGGTCCGCATCCATCTGATCGATGATGTCGCGGATGGCCTTCTCGGTCCGGCGCCACAGTTCCTCGTCGCCGAGCCGGTCCATGTCCATGCGGCGCAGGTCCAGGTACTCGATCAGCCGGTCGTGAATCTCCTTCTGCAAGCGCGTGTAGCGCTCGATGCGTGGATCCACCTTGCGCTTGTTGCGCGCCATGGCCGCGGCCAGCGAGGCGGGCATGCTCGACTTCGCGGCCAGAGGCTCGGCGGAGCGGGCCGGTGGCTCCTCCTCGTACGGCTCCTCCTCGTACGGTTCCTCGCCCTGGCCATCATCGTAGCCCTCGTCGTAGGGCTCTTCCTCGGGTGGAAGTTCCTCGTCCTGACCGGCATCCGCACCCCGGGCACCGCCTTCTGGGAGCGCCTCGACGTTGATGATGTAGTCGCCGATGTAGACCTTGTCGGTGGGCTTGAGCACCATCGGCGCGGCGATCTTCTTGCCGTTCACGAAGGTGCCGTTCGTGGACTTCATGTCCACGACGATGAACTTGCCATCCTTGGAGACGATCCGAGAGTGGTACTTGGAAACGTTCCCCTTGGCGAGGACGATGTCGTTGTCGCCCAGTCGGCCGATGGAGATCTCATTCTTCTCGAATTCGATCTGCTCTGAGCCTCCACCCTTCTCGGCGAGCGTGATGAGAAACATGGGCGCGGATGGTAGCAAGCGCCCCCCTCGCGACAAAGGGGGCGGCTCGGATTTCGCTGTCTCCTCCTGCTGCGAGCAGCCGGCCGTGCGTCAGTCGAAAATGTTGAAGTTGACCTCGCTGCGGGCCTGCTTGTAGCGGCTCTTCACGTCCTCGATGATCGTCCGGATCTTGTCCGAGTCCGGGTTGACGATGCGCGGGGTGACGAAGATGACGAGCTCGCGCTTGGTGGAATCGAACGCCCGGTTCTTGAACAGCTCGCCGATGATCGGGATGTGGCCCAGGCCCGGCAGCTTGGAGACGGCCTTCTGCTCGTCGTGGCTGAACACGCCCGACAGCACGATGGTCTCCCCGTGGCGCACGGTGACGTTCGTCTTCACCTTGCGGGTGCGGAAGCCCGGCACGGCGGCCGATCCGCCGATGGACACCGCCACGGAGGTGTCGATCTCCGAGGCCTCGGCTTCAATCTCCGTCTGGATGTTGCCGCTGCGGTCCGCGGTGGGGCGCAGGTTGAGGATGACGCCGTAGGGCTTGTACTCCACCGTGAACTGGTTGTTGGTGATGAGCGGGATGGGCACCTGGCCACCGGCGAGGAACTCCGCCTTCTCCCCACTGGCGCACACCAGCTTGGGCTGAGCGAGCAAGCGGCCATAACCATCGTTCGCCTGGAACCCGACCGCGAAGTCCGCGCTCGCGAGGAACTGCAGCGAGGAAACGCCGGAGCTGAAGGTGCCCGGGAACAGCTCCTTCGAGATGAGGGCGCTGGCCGTCGCCGACCCGGAGATGTCCGTGGGGTACCGAATGCCATACCGGTCACGGCTGTTGCGGCGGATCTCCACGAACTGCACCTCGGAGAGGATCATCCGCTTGATGCCCACCACGAGCAGGTTCTCCACCTTCTCGCCGATGGCCTTGGTGATGAGCTCCGCTTTCTGCAGGTCCTGCTGGCTCTCCACCGAGCCCTCCAGGAAGATGGTGGAGCCCACCACGTTGGCCTGCACGTTGCGCAGCCCCGCCTTCTGGTAGGCCGCGTTGAGGTTCTGTGCCACCAGCTTCTTGGCGTTGGGGGCGATCTTCACGAAGCTCTTCACGTTTGGGTACAGCGACACCACCTGCTCGATGCGGTCCGCGTCCTGCGTGGTGTACGCTTGGCCGTCCAGGTAGATGCGGTCACCCACCATGCGCACCGAGACACCCTCGATTTCACCGAGCAACTTCTTGATCTCGGAGATGATCTCGTTGGGATCCTGCCGGCGCACGGCGATGAGGAAGGTGACGCGCTGTCCGGAGCTCTTCCAGATGATCAGCGTCGTCTTGCCCTCCGTCTGCCCGATGATCAGCACCTGGTTGTTGCCGATGTTCTTCACCTCGGCGACGTTGGGATCGCCCAGGGCGATACGGGCGATGCCGGGGACGGTAATCACCTTCTGGGTACCCACACCCAGGGCGATCGTGCTGCCGTCTCTTTCCTGCGCGAGCGCGGTCCCGCTCAGGACAAGGGCCATCAAGACCCCAAGCACGGCGGCGTGGTGCGTGAAGCGTGTGAACATCGTACAAGTCCCCTCTGCGCGTCGAATCCGAGCTAACCCGCGTTTGTGTGCTGCCACCACATGGCCCAGAACGTCCCCAGGGCGATGGCCACTCCATAGGGGATGTGCCGCTGGGGCGCGAGGGCTTTCTCCGTCCGCATGAGCCTGGCCCGCACCGCCCAGC
Protein-coding sequences here:
- a CDS encoding DUF3616 domain-containing protein; its protein translation is MRGWKVPVIGALTACALLAGGCGTEAPVAGDERRELGLDTQGLAGTQSAVFQDGVSPSSSYAGTRDAMIEEEHPSANHGRDTSLSASGDTPSGSGNENYILLRWDVSSIPTHALVRSASISVTVSDKADQSYGIYELTRAWDEGQVTWEKADSGHSWASKGADGSGDRDTRLLGALKASSTGTYTVALNAAGLEVVKRWVAAPSLNQGLIVANKDNDNRLEIRSREFSDKSSRPKLTVVWELPSGEEPGGGEPQAGTYSGTCDGSGGVWIDSGHFLNFNDESQTARIFGQGLSSPAVQSKELSSALGLSASEEADLEDAARVGNRIYVTSSHARDKNGKLEASRYKFFAMDVSGTVPSASLQVVGVSSNLLRDMLDASNWTQANASVISLLEERSQLSKATVARLAPKEEGVNLEGLAAMPSGALLVGFRNPRSGSNAIAVSLTNRDAVISGAKARFGQAFLLNLGGHGIRGMAWSETHQAVLILSGPHDESNGPFALWKWGGDASSVPQKVAVLTAPSDSAPEAIIPLPGTDAVRILFDMGSHLIDGEVCKDVPSSSQSFSDVVVTVSR
- a CDS encoding FHA domain-containing protein; its protein translation is MPTLIVRHPDGSETEHEFSSELKIGRHESNDLPLTEGGVSRQHARVFVENGDVLVEDLNSSNGTYVDAGRVSDPTPLTPQSQVVIGDYELRLKASTRPSSAGRKAQVTRAAPALGTEDGSPRATRALPRVKPSRPAGEEAPKRPARPAPDAGSAPSAGAAPVLRGLTGPWANKTFALKGKLLIGRSPPASVLLEDDSISRKHAEVERTPQGKVMLRDLGSANGTLLNGDVIGPEPVELAPGDVLQFGMVEVVYEPGESDLPVRRERGGVPVRRDREAGKSEVKAASGEGGIPLKRKRLLAVAGGLIGLLLVVGIVSKLTGPAPSDEEIVAPTAPKKDPARELQKLLSECRSFSSMEMGNEPQWEKADVACEKALNIDPINSEANSLIRKIKLEKEASSFYAQGQKALARLKDEEALDTFQKIPKESQYFRLAKVKAREALEQVKVKSLDDCKRYLRDSQWSAAVPRCDRYMGIWCQDIAREELEPPLGFTLSLEGRVGKRQWRPKDKLFVQFLSARRKLDPNAHPWTCPVSEVISGPGDVVDPAGEVKAKFKDVYTNKLMYAAMLDYWAGRGSEALATLQKLRSDYEQSSLHGKADELLTAMSTVDQLFKGGETLLQQDEVERAAEPFDEALEVDKRLMGDLWEKAPSFYRRNIQQDIAERAYSNGKVWTQREDQRRGCRLWKLGFKFYKGNTDLNKAVGFCSTQGLAAFKAAGSCPELQAAADYAVSGDGLEEKIAARREELKCR
- a CDS encoding ATPase, T2SS/T4P/T4SS family gives rise to the protein MFLITLAEKGGGSEQIEFEKNEISIGRLGDNDIVLAKGNVSKYHSRIVSKDGKFIVVDMKSTNGTFVNGKKIAAPMVLKPTDKVYIGDYIINVEALPEGGARGADAGQDEELPPEEEPYDEGYDDGQGEEPYEEEPYEEEPPARSAEPLAAKSSMPASLAAAMARNKRKVDPRIERYTRLQKEIHDRLIEYLDLRRMDMDRLGDEELWRRTEKAIRDIIDQMDADQELPEDVDREELLTDVINEALGLGPLEAFLASDEISEIMVNHANQIYIERKGKLIMSEKTFSSNQAVLGVIERIVAPIGRRIDESSPLVDARLKDGSRVNAIIPPLALKGPCITIRKFKKDSLKIQDLIKYKTITAQMAEFLEMCVKARKNIVISGGTGSGKTTTLNIISSFIPDDERIVTVEDAAELQLPQDHWVQLESRPPNLEGKGAITIRDLVKNCLRMRPDRIVVGECRSGETLDMLQAMNTGHDGSLTTLHANTPRDAIARLETMVLMSGMELPVKAIREQIASAVHIIVQQTRFSDGTRKICFITEVAGMEVDIVTLQDIFYYKQDGFTEDQKVRGRFVASGFVPKFYDDLQRKGIPVNMSIFREE
- a CDS encoding type II and III secretion system protein family protein: MFTRFTHHAAVLGVLMALVLSGTALAQERDGSTIALGVGTQKVITVPGIARIALGDPNVAEVKNIGNNQVLIIGQTEGKTTLIIWKSSGQRVTFLIAVRRQDPNEIISEIKKLLGEIEGVSVRMVGDRIYLDGQAYTTQDADRIEQVVSLYPNVKSFVKIAPNAKKLVAQNLNAAYQKAGLRNVQANVVGSTIFLEGSVESQQDLQKAELITKAIGEKVENLLVVGIKRMILSEVQFVEIRRNSRDRYGIRYPTDISGSATASALISKELFPGTFSSGVSSLQFLASADFAVGFQANDGYGRLLAQPKLVCASGEKAEFLAGGQVPIPLITNNQFTVEYKPYGVILNLRPTADRSGNIQTEIEAEASEIDTSVAVSIGGSAAVPGFRTRKVKTNVTVRHGETIVLSGVFSHDEQKAVSKLPGLGHIPIIGELFKNRAFDSTKRELVIFVTPRIVNPDSDKIRTIIEDVKSRYKQARSEVNFNIFD